The following is a genomic window from Vicinamibacteria bacterium.
GTCGGAGGCGTCGGACTCGCGAAATCCGATCAAGTCTCGGCGAAAGCGCTCGATCCTATCCGTCGCGAGGTGGGCGCGCCCTGTGCTGACAGCCACGGTGGTTGCGGGTTGGATGAAAGGTGCCGGCTTCCTGAAGAACGCTGAGACGCTGCTGACTCGTGTGGTGCAGCCTCCCGGTAGCTGGAGCATGGGCCACCTCGGGCACGGCGGTGATCTAACCGAGGTGCTCAAGAAGGAACTCGCGGCCCAGAAGCGGAGGATGGGCCAACTCGAGAAGTCTTTCTGACGGCCTGATCGCCATCCGTAAAGGCCACCGCGCGTATCGTCCAGCCCTCAGGGCACTGATTGGGCAGTCTGACCGAGTTCTTGAGTTCACCCAACACGTTGCGAGAGGTTGTCGAGAACCTCAATTAAGGACCTCCGATACGAGCAAGGGGCGGCCGTCACCGAGGGCTGCTTCGCGAGCAGGTTCCAGAACCAGAGTCACTTCATTTGCTCTTTTCGGCGAGCTTATGGCGTCTCACCATCTTGGTACTTCAATGCACGGGGCCCCTTCCGAACAGAACGCCGCAGCCCAAGACGCTTCAGTTTCTCGCTCAGGGTGGTTGGAAGAACACCGAGGGCCTTGGCTGCCAGAACCTGATTCATGCCGCAGGCTTCAAGGGCGGAGATGATTAGCTCTCGCTCGTAGTCCTGGACCCGGGTCATGAGGTCTCTTGTGAGAAGCTCGTTCTGGGGACCGACGAATTGACGCTCAGACGCTTCGAGTCGGCGTTTCAAGTTCGCGGCCAAATCCGTGACCGAGGTGTTGACTTCCTCGACCGCCAGCGCAAGCCGTTTGATCCTTCGGTTCAACCTGTCCGGCAGGGTATCGAGGGCCACTTTCGGCCGCCGGGTACGGTTGTGGCGGGAGGCTGCAAGGGGGGACACGACGAGTTCTCGCTCGTTTTGTCGGAGGCCCGATCTTAGATCCTCCGCTAGCTCCTGCACCTCGCTGGCGATCTGTTTGAGATCCTTCTGGATCTTCTTACCAAGCGTCCTTGGGAGCAAGTCTAAAGGGGCGAGGGGCGGGGTGTCTGTCGGTGGTGCGAAAGGTGGAACAGATATCACCTGGATCCTCCACACTCGCCATTTCTCGCGGCGTCTAGACTCCTTGAAGCCGGCGTGTGCCCAGGCCCGCGCAGCACAGGGCCGGATACCGGAGCTTGTAGCTCTTCATTACTACTGGCGAGCCCAAAGCCGGCTCCAAGGACGCGCATGGCCGCCTCGATATTGGCTACAGGCGTTCACGAGGGCCGTGTAAGGTCGCGCAGACCGGGGGCGTGCTTCCCCCGCCCGTTGGCTGGTCACGAGCATGTCTGTACGAAGGATCTCGTCGACGCGGGCGCGGATGCCATCGCGGTCTGCCCGCTGGCGCTCGCCGAAGGCCGTAAGGGCTCTTGGGCACCCGGGACGACCCCTACAAACGTCACGCCCACGACGGACACAGGTAGCTCCATCGGGACCACACGCCGTACTGGATAGAATCAGGACCATTTCGGGCGCGGAAAAGCGTGCACTTTCTTGCGCTTTTTGCGGTTGGAGGGTCCCCTGGCCTGACATGCCTCCTTAACGAGATGAATGAGCGGGGGCGGCATCATTTCCAGACACCCAGGATTCCGCCCATCAGCATGAAGGCCACTGTATGGTAGCCAGCGTCAATCAAGTAGAGCTTCAAGGATCGCTGCGCAAACACGTACGTGACCCCCAATCCTGTGGCGACCCATCCCACGCCGGCCAGGGCGCCGGCCGTGACGCCCCAGATGACGTCCCGCTTGCCATCGGCCAGGAAGAAGGCGAGGTTCAAGGCCATGACAAGAGTCAGGGCGAGGGCGATTCCGAAAGTAGGGGCATTCGCTCCCTTTTGAGGGTCAGCCTCACTCCAACCCATCTCCCGAATCCAGGACCGCCCGAAGAGGACGGGTGAGTACCACAGCCAGCCCAAAAGGAAGGGGACGAGCGTGGCCACGGCGACGGCGGCGAAGTTGATGTGGTGGGCAGGGCTCATGCTTGCACCTCGTTCGGTTCGGCGGCAGCATAGGCTGTCGTGGCCCAGCCCTGAACAACGATATGGACGAAGCCGGAGAAACACTCCCCGAAACGGGACGACAGGCCGCCGAAACGGTCATCGATGATCGGGTGGTGCGTGCCGTGGGGATCCCCGCCTTTGGCCTGTCCATCTCCCATTTCGTCGATCTCTATGGTCCCTACGGGCCGGCCAACCCGATGCATTGGGTCGGCGCCCTTTGGTTCGTGCTCCTCTCTGCCGTCATCTGGCACGCCAACCGGTGGCTGCTGTTCCGGCAGCGTGAGCACGTCGACTGGTTCGGCCAGCGGCTGGCGAAGATCTTTCTCCTCCTGGTCGGCATCGTCTTCGGCACCATCCCGCCCACCGTGGCCATGCTCTCGCTCTGGTACTCCGTAGCCCTGGGTGCGGTCGATTGGAACGCGGTCCGAACCGTGACCCTCATCAACGTGATCTGCGTGCTCTTCGTGACCCACGTCTACGAGACCGTGTTCCTGATCAAGGCGCGGGAAACCGACCTCTTGGAGTTCGAGCGACTCACGAGAGGCCGCGCGGAGGCTGAGCTCGCAGCTCTGAAGGCGCAGGTCGACCCGCACTTCCTCTTCAACGCTCTGAACACCCTCGGCTACCTGATCGACGAGGATCCCGCGCGGGCACGGGGCTTCAACGAGGCCTTGGCCCGGGTCTACCGCTACATCCTGGCCAGCCAGAAAAGGCACCTCGTCCTGCTCTCCGAGGAAATGGGCTTTTTCGAAGACTATGCCGCGCTCCTGCGGCTCCGTTTCGGGGGCGCGATCGACATCGTCCGCGAGGACGGCCGGCAGAATCTCGATCGTTGGGTGCTTCCGCCGATCTCCCTCCAGCTGCTGTTGGAGAACGCGGTCAAGCACAATGAGTTCAGCCGCTCCTCCCCGCTGATGGTCCGTATCGAGGTGGGCCGCGGCGAGGTGGCGGTCGAAAACTCGTTGCGCCCGCGGCCGGGCAGGGACGCCGGCGCGGGCGTTGGCCTACGGAATCTTGCTGAGCGCTATCGCCTCGCCAGCCACCGGGACATTGAAGTGTCGTCGGGTCCGGAGTTCTTCCGGGTTCGGTTGCCACTCCTCGCTGCATGAGC
Proteins encoded in this region:
- a CDS encoding helix-turn-helix domain-containing protein, producing MISVPPFAPPTDTPPLAPLDLLPRTLGKKIQKDLKQIASEVQELAEDLRSGLRQNERELVVSPLAASRHNRTRRPKVALDTLPDRLNRRIKRLALAVEEVNTSVTDLAANLKRRLEASERQFVGPQNELLTRDLMTRVQDYERELIISALEACGMNQVLAAKALGVLPTTLSEKLKRLGLRRSVRKGPRALKYQDGETP
- a CDS encoding DUF1761 domain-containing protein translates to MSPAHHINFAAVAVATLVPFLLGWLWYSPVLFGRSWIREMGWSEADPQKGANAPTFGIALALTLVMALNLAFFLADGKRDVIWGVTAGALAGVGWVATGLGVTYVFAQRSLKLYLIDAGYHTVAFMLMGGILGVWK
- a CDS encoding histidine kinase, whose amino-acid sequence is MDEAGETLPETGRQAAETVIDDRVVRAVGIPAFGLSISHFVDLYGPYGPANPMHWVGALWFVLLSAVIWHANRWLLFRQREHVDWFGQRLAKIFLLLVGIVFGTIPPTVAMLSLWYSVALGAVDWNAVRTVTLINVICVLFVTHVYETVFLIKARETDLLEFERLTRGRAEAELAALKAQVDPHFLFNALNTLGYLIDEDPARARGFNEALARVYRYILASQKRHLVLLSEEMGFFEDYAALLRLRFGGAIDIVREDGRQNLDRWVLPPISLQLLLENAVKHNEFSRSSPLMVRIEVGRGEVAVENSLRPRPGRDAGAGVGLRNLAERYRLASHRDIEVSSGPEFFRVRLPLLAA